In the genome of Chryseobacterium oryzae, one region contains:
- a CDS encoding DUF7674 family protein, giving the protein MQRINQKKTVEYLKQLYPEIKNEISTLSEGNNFAGIMQTTVDQLKKLLAQSKIQSVILNVKRMDWIYNRGNSYVRYIIENIFIRSFESLRRKASPQQWRFLYQEIPSDFKHIYFEQIRKDHKLLS; this is encoded by the coding sequence ATGCAAAGAATTAATCAAAAAAAGACAGTAGAATATTTAAAGCAACTTTATCCCGAAATCAAAAATGAAATTTCGACACTTTCGGAAGGTAATAATTTTGCAGGGATTATGCAGACTACTGTTGACCAGCTAAAAAAACTTTTAGCACAATCAAAAATCCAATCTGTGATTCTCAATGTTAAAAGAATGGATTGGATTTATAACCGTGGGAATTCCTATGTAAGATACATCATAGAAAATATTTTCATCAGGTCTTTTGAAAGTCTGAGACGAAAAGCAAGTCCACAACAATGGAGATTTCTTTATCAGGAAATTCCTTCGGATTTCAAACATATTTACTTCGAACAAATCAGAAAAGACCACAAGCTTTTATCTTAA
- a CDS encoding porin, whose product MKKLSLLAFLMLGAVSTLHAQEETKNPLKISGYAEVYYQYDFNNPENNTKPGFVYSHNRNNEVNLNLGFVKANYETEKLRANVALGVGTYMNSNYAAEPGVLKNIYEANVGVKISKNKNLWIDAGIMPSHIGFESAISKDCFTLTRSILADNSPYFESGAKISYSSDNGKWFVSGLVLNGWQRIQRVNGNSTVAFGHQLTYRPTEKITLNSSSFIGKDKPDNIKQMRYFHNLYGSFQISKKFALITGFDIGAEQKTKGSDQYNIWYSPVVIAKYSPTEKLSIAARGEYYSDEKGVMIATGTANGFKTFGYSVNADYWILPNLVWRTELKNLSSKDDIFINRDNELKTNNFMVVTSLAVSF is encoded by the coding sequence ATGAAAAAACTATCATTACTGGCATTTTTAATGCTTGGAGCAGTTTCTACACTGCACGCTCAGGAAGAAACTAAAAACCCTTTAAAAATCTCTGGTTATGCAGAAGTGTATTATCAGTACGATTTTAATAATCCTGAGAACAACACAAAACCGGGATTTGTGTACAGCCACAACAGAAACAATGAGGTCAATCTTAATTTAGGATTTGTAAAAGCAAACTACGAAACTGAAAAACTAAGAGCTAATGTAGCTTTGGGAGTTGGAACATATATGAATTCTAACTATGCGGCTGAACCGGGTGTTTTGAAAAATATTTATGAAGCTAACGTTGGGGTGAAAATTTCAAAAAACAAAAATCTTTGGATTGATGCCGGGATTATGCCTTCTCACATCGGTTTTGAAAGTGCCATCAGTAAAGATTGTTTTACTTTAACGAGAAGTATTCTGGCGGACAACTCTCCATATTTCGAAAGTGGCGCAAAAATTTCTTATTCAAGCGACAACGGAAAATGGTTTGTAAGTGGTTTGGTTCTTAATGGTTGGCAAAGAATCCAACGTGTAAACGGAAATTCGACAGTAGCCTTTGGGCACCAATTAACATACAGACCAACAGAAAAAATTACTTTAAACAGCAGTTCTTTCATTGGAAAGGATAAACCGGACAATATTAAGCAAATGAGGTATTTCCACAACTTGTACGGAAGTTTCCAAATCAGCAAAAAGTTTGCTTTGATTACAGGTTTCGATATCGGTGCAGAGCAAAAAACTAAAGGAAGTGACCAGTACAACATTTGGTATTCTCCGGTTGTAATTGCCAAATATTCTCCAACAGAAAAATTAAGCATTGCTGCGAGAGGCGAATATTACAGCGATGAAAAAGGAGTAATGATTGCAACTGGAACAGCAAACGGATTCAAAACGTTTGGCTATTCTGTAAACGCAGATTATTGGATTCTTCCAAATCTGGTTTGGAGGACAGAACTTAAAAATCTTAGCAGTAAAGATGACATTTTTATTAATAGAGATAACGAACTTAAAACAAACAACTTTATGGTAGTGACATCGCTAGCTGTAAGTTTTTAA
- a CDS encoding toprim domain-containing protein, which produces MNCKQFNSLSLEEVLQNLGHLPTKQNEKEAWYHNPFASESQASFKLDKRQNVWYLHSEGIGGNNTDFMQKYLNASIQEVLKWAEKQNFSSFQPQSAIQKQNNTKPNYQITEIIELQNEHLKNYLLQRGLSEMVFPFVREVHFQMGEKKLYAVGFQNLSEGWELRNSFYKGAVLKKDISIINLNDNAQYKNHKNTSVAVFEGFIDALSFLEMQKSYTGDLLIMNSIALLNKTKEHLKQYSEIHLFLDNDLSGTKCKNDILKNFPQAKDHSEIYSAYKDLNEYMVEQIKMGMEENYEKEKNNLQQKEQQENQPTQIYRRKR; this is translated from the coding sequence ATGAACTGCAAACAATTTAACAGCCTATCGTTGGAAGAAGTCCTCCAAAATCTCGGACACCTTCCCACGAAACAAAATGAAAAAGAAGCTTGGTATCACAACCCTTTTGCCAGCGAATCCCAAGCCTCTTTTAAACTCGATAAAAGACAAAATGTATGGTATCTCCATTCGGAAGGAATTGGTGGTAACAATACCGATTTTATGCAGAAATACTTAAATGCTTCAATACAGGAAGTTCTGAAATGGGCTGAGAAACAAAACTTTTCTTCTTTTCAACCGCAGAGCGCCATTCAAAAGCAAAACAATACTAAGCCGAATTATCAAATCACTGAAATCATAGAACTTCAAAATGAGCATTTGAAAAACTATCTTTTACAAAGAGGACTTTCGGAAATGGTCTTTCCATTTGTAAGGGAAGTACATTTCCAAATGGGAGAAAAAAAACTGTATGCTGTAGGTTTTCAAAATCTTTCCGAAGGTTGGGAACTCAGAAATTCATTTTACAAAGGAGCTGTTCTTAAAAAAGATATTTCAATAATTAATCTCAATGACAATGCTCAATATAAAAATCATAAAAACACGAGTGTTGCGGTCTTTGAAGGCTTTATTGATGCCTTGTCTTTTTTAGAAATGCAGAAATCCTATACAGGAGATTTGCTCATAATGAATTCCATTGCACTTTTGAATAAGACAAAAGAGCATTTGAAACAATATTCCGAAATCCATTTGTTTTTAGATAATGACCTTTCCGGAACAAAATGCAAGAACGACATTTTGAAAAACTTTCCCCAAGCGAAAGACCATTCTGAAATCTATTCGGCCTATAAAGATTTGAACGAATATATGGTTGAACAGATTAAAATGGGAATGGAGGAGAACTACGAAAAAGAGAAAAATAATCTGCAACAAAAAGAACAACAAGAAAATCAACCTACTCAAATATACAGAAGGAAACGCTGA
- a CDS encoding K(+)-transporting ATPase subunit C, with product MKQNILPAIRLTLFCAVFFSGFYTLFIFGIAQAAPNNGKGEIIEHNGKKFYANVGQKFDKDEYFWSRPSAVDYNAAGAGGSNKGPSNPDYLKDVEGRIENFMKHNPTVQKSDIPSDIVTASGAGLDPNISVQAAKVQAQRIADIRKVDISKVNSLIGKSIESPFLGMFGTEKINVLKLNIALDGLK from the coding sequence ATGAAACAAAATATATTACCAGCCATCAGATTAACGCTTTTCTGTGCGGTATTTTTTTCAGGATTCTATACACTTTTCATTTTCGGAATTGCACAAGCTGCTCCCAATAATGGAAAAGGAGAAATCATCGAACACAACGGCAAGAAATTTTACGCCAATGTGGGACAAAAATTTGACAAGGACGAATATTTCTGGTCACGTCCTTCGGCTGTAGATTATAATGCTGCAGGAGCTGGAGGAAGTAACAAAGGACCTTCAAACCCGGATTATCTGAAAGATGTTGAAGGAAGAATCGAAAACTTTATGAAACACAATCCAACAGTTCAAAAATCTGATATTCCTTCTGACATCGTAACTGCGAGTGGAGCAGGTCTAGACCCGAACATCTCTGTTCAGGCAGCTAAAGTTCAGGCTCAAAGAATTGCTGATATCAGAAAGGTCGACATCAGTAAAGTCAATTCACTTATTGGAAAAAGTATCGAATCTCCTTTCCTGGGAATGTTCGGAACTGAAAAAATTAACGTTTTAAAACTCAATATCGCATTAGACGGTTTGAAGTAA
- the nhaA gene encoding Na+/H+ antiporter NhaA codes for MAESKKYPIDNVVAPIQKFIQQEKSGGLVLGISVIFALILANSPLSHSYHHFFEYQLGFVLDDSVFMKFSLHHWINDGLMAVFFFVVGLELKREIVAGELSNLRKALLPIAAAIGGMIAPAIIYFSLNSSGEVRHGWGIPMATDIAFALGVLFLLGNKIPLSLKVFLTALAIVDDLGAVLVIAFFYTSNISILSLLIGIAILLIMYLGNRIGIRSILFYAILGIAGVWTAFLLSGVHATIAAVLAAFTIPADVKIAEDNYIGKIQKYLNKFKDADSDNTTPTLTNEQLHILDEVKKDTNKAIPPLQQLEHSMHPFVSFFIIPIFALANAGISVLDIEPEKIFSNNVALGVALGLLAGKVVGIVGFSWLCVKMRIAPIPRGMNIRNLFGLAFLGSIGFTMSLFITSLAFQHEEYMIQAKIGIFIASIIGGIIGYIILNRQAKTSKRYKQNI; via the coding sequence ATGGCAGAAAGTAAAAAATACCCTATCGACAATGTAGTAGCTCCAATTCAAAAATTTATACAGCAGGAAAAATCGGGAGGACTCGTACTTGGAATCAGCGTTATATTTGCGTTGATTTTGGCTAATTCTCCATTATCACATTCGTACCATCATTTTTTTGAATATCAATTAGGATTTGTATTAGATGATTCTGTTTTTATGAAGTTCAGCCTTCACCATTGGATTAATGACGGACTTATGGCAGTTTTCTTTTTTGTAGTTGGGCTAGAACTGAAAAGAGAAATCGTTGCGGGAGAACTGTCCAATCTCAGAAAAGCACTTCTTCCGATTGCTGCGGCTATTGGGGGAATGATTGCTCCGGCTATTATTTATTTCTCGCTTAATTCTTCAGGGGAAGTTCGTCACGGATGGGGAATTCCGATGGCAACAGACATTGCTTTTGCATTAGGTGTTTTATTCTTGTTAGGAAACAAAATTCCATTATCGTTAAAGGTTTTTTTGACTGCTCTGGCTATTGTAGATGACTTGGGCGCTGTTTTGGTGATTGCATTTTTTTACACATCAAATATTTCCATATTAAGTTTATTAATTGGCATTGCAATTCTTTTGATAATGTATCTTGGAAATAGGATTGGTATCAGAAGTATTTTGTTTTACGCCATTTTAGGAATTGCGGGTGTTTGGACGGCATTTTTATTGTCTGGAGTTCACGCGACGATTGCTGCTGTTTTAGCGGCATTTACAATTCCGGCAGATGTGAAAATAGCTGAAGATAATTACATCGGAAAGATTCAGAAATATCTTAATAAATTCAAAGATGCTGATTCTGATAATACCACGCCTACACTTACAAATGAGCAACTACATATTTTGGATGAAGTAAAAAAAGATACCAATAAGGCAATACCGCCTTTACAACAGTTGGAGCATTCTATGCACCCTTTTGTATCATTTTTTATCATTCCTATTTTTGCTTTGGCTAATGCAGGAATTTCGGTTTTAGATATCGAACCAGAAAAAATATTCAGTAACAATGTTGCTTTAGGAGTTGCTTTGGGACTTTTAGCAGGTAAGGTCGTTGGGATTGTTGGGTTTTCGTGGCTTTGCGTTAAAATGAGGATTGCTCCTATACCCAGAGGAATGAATATCAGAAATCTTTTTGGTCTTGCGTTTTTAGGTTCAATAGGTTTTACGATGTCATTATTCATTACTTCATTAGCGTTCCAACACGAAGAATATATGATACAGGCAAAAATTGGAATCTTTATCGCTTCTATTATTGGCGGAATTATTGGTTATATCATCCTCAACAGACAAGCAAAGACTTCCAAAAGATATAAGCAGAATATTTGA
- a CDS encoding sigma-54-dependent transcriptional regulator, whose product MNTILIIDDEEKIRTLLSRIISLEGFEVSQASDLKNAKKRLEMSEFDVVISDVKLPDGSGVEFSRIIKEKHPATEVILLTAYGNIPDGVQAIKNGAFDYITKGDDNNKIIPLVYKAVEKVVLNKRVIQLEKQLGDKLSFDNIIGKSKTIQSAIESAKKVAVTDATVLLTGETGTGKEVFAQAIHNASNRTKHNFIAINCSAFSKELLENELFGHKAGAFTGAVKDAKGIFEEANNGTVFLDEIGEMALDLQAKLLRVLESGEFLKVGDNKPTKVNVRIVAATNRDLQSEIENGNFREDLYYRINIFNIQLPPLRERVIDIEDLAKYFLIKFNKKAGKKKSAISPEYLEALKQHSWKGNIRELRNIIERSIILSDNEELKVESLPSEFQISNNNQQQSTKPLSAFELASAEKIHIQKVLNYANGNKTKSAELLGIALTTLYRKIEEYQIK is encoded by the coding sequence TTGAACACAATTCTAATTATCGACGACGAAGAAAAAATCAGAACATTACTTTCCAGAATTATTAGTCTTGAAGGTTTTGAAGTTTCCCAAGCTTCTGATTTGAAAAACGCTAAAAAACGACTTGAAATGTCAGAATTTGATGTCGTAATCAGTGATGTCAAACTTCCTGACGGAAGTGGTGTTGAGTTCTCCAGAATCATCAAAGAAAAACATCCTGCAACCGAAGTGATTCTTCTGACGGCTTACGGCAATATTCCGGATGGAGTTCAGGCGATAAAAAATGGCGCTTTTGATTATATCACAAAAGGCGATGATAACAACAAAATTATCCCGTTGGTGTACAAAGCTGTGGAAAAAGTGGTGCTCAACAAACGTGTTATTCAGCTCGAAAAGCAATTGGGAGACAAGCTTTCTTTTGATAATATTATTGGAAAATCAAAAACCATTCAATCTGCAATTGAGTCTGCAAAAAAAGTAGCAGTTACCGATGCAACTGTCCTTTTAACGGGAGAAACAGGAACAGGAAAGGAAGTCTTTGCACAGGCTATTCATAATGCGAGCAACAGAACCAAACACAATTTTATTGCAATAAACTGTTCTGCTTTTTCTAAAGAATTGTTGGAAAATGAATTATTCGGGCACAAAGCGGGCGCATTTACTGGTGCAGTAAAAGATGCAAAAGGAATTTTCGAAGAAGCCAATAACGGAACTGTTTTCTTGGATGAGATTGGCGAAATGGCTTTAGATTTACAGGCAAAACTGCTGCGTGTTTTAGAATCGGGAGAATTTCTGAAAGTAGGAGACAACAAGCCTACGAAAGTCAATGTGAGAATAGTAGCGGCAACCAACCGTGATTTACAGAGTGAAATCGAGAATGGTAATTTCCGAGAAGACCTTTATTACCGTATTAATATTTTCAATATTCAGCTTCCTCCGCTTCGTGAAAGAGTGATTGATATTGAGGATTTGGCTAAATATTTTTTAATTAAATTCAACAAAAAAGCTGGTAAGAAAAAGTCTGCCATTTCTCCAGAATACCTCGAAGCTTTGAAACAACATTCCTGGAAAGGAAACATCCGTGAACTTAGAAATATCATCGAAAGAAGCATTATTCTAAGTGATAATGAAGAATTGAAAGTTGAAAGTTTACCAAGTGAATTTCAAATCTCAAACAACAACCAGCAACAATCAACCAAGCCTTTATCAGCATTTGAATTGGCGAGTGCAGAGAAAATTCACATCCAAAAAGTTCTGAATTACGCCAATGGAAATAAGACGAAAAGCGCAGAATTACTCGGAATTGCATTGACTACTTTGTACCGAAAAATAGAGGAGTATCAAATTAAATAA
- the kdpB gene encoding potassium-transporting ATPase subunit KdpB, with amino-acid sequence MKGNNNLFQPELVNEALKQSFIKLNPSKMFRNPVMFMVWVGTLVMAGVCVWIAMGEQSQGSLVYNVIVTAVLFITLLFANFAEAIAEARGKAQADSLRKTREETPAKWINPHGEIFNDELTIVPSSQLKKGDVFLCEPGDIIPSDGEIIEGLATIDESAITGESAPVIREAGGDKSSVTGGTKVLSDKIKVKVTTEPGESFLDKMIALVEGASRQKTPNEIALTILLAGFTLVFIIVTVTLKPFGDYANTPITIAAFISLFVCLIPTTIGGLLSAIGIAGMDRALRANVITKSGKAVETAGDIDVLLLDKTGTITIGNRKATHFHPANGVDEKVLIKAAVLSSMADETPEGKSIIELAGINPLSYEVKEPQFISFTAETRSSGVDYENTRIRKGATDAIKNIVTNAGNTFPTEVAERVREISQNGGTPLVVSENEKALGVIELQDIIKPGIKERFDRLRKMGIKTVMVTGDNPLTAKFIAEKAGVDDFIAEAKPEDKMNYIKKEQTEGRLVAMMGDGTNDAPALAQADVGVAMNSGTQAAKEAGNMVDLDNDPTKLIEVVEIGKQLLMTRGTLTTFSIANDVAKYFAIVPALFIASIPALQGLNIMGLHSPESAILSAVIFNAIVIPMLIPLALKGVAYKPIGASALLRRNLLIYGLGGVIIPFIGIKIIDLIVSVFI; translated from the coding sequence ATGAAAGGAAATAACAATTTGTTTCAGCCAGAATTGGTCAATGAGGCATTGAAGCAATCTTTTATAAAATTAAACCCTTCCAAAATGTTCCGAAATCCGGTAATGTTTATGGTTTGGGTAGGAACTCTCGTAATGGCAGGCGTTTGTGTTTGGATTGCAATGGGAGAACAAAGCCAAGGCAGTTTGGTTTACAATGTTATCGTAACCGCTGTTTTATTCATCACATTATTGTTTGCCAATTTTGCAGAAGCGATTGCAGAAGCGAGAGGAAAAGCTCAGGCAGATTCTCTTAGAAAAACAAGAGAAGAAACACCTGCAAAATGGATTAATCCACACGGAGAAATTTTCAATGATGAGTTAACAATTGTTCCCTCATCTCAGTTGAAAAAAGGAGACGTTTTCCTTTGCGAACCAGGCGATATCATTCCGTCGGACGGAGAAATTATCGAAGGTTTGGCTACAATTGATGAAAGTGCCATCACAGGAGAATCTGCTCCTGTAATCCGTGAAGCGGGTGGAGATAAAAGCAGTGTAACAGGAGGTACGAAAGTTCTTTCTGATAAAATCAAAGTAAAAGTTACAACGGAGCCAGGAGAAAGCTTCCTGGACAAAATGATTGCTTTGGTTGAAGGTGCTTCCAGACAGAAAACACCAAACGAAATTGCTTTAACAATTCTATTGGCTGGATTTACATTAGTATTCATCATTGTTACAGTGACTTTAAAGCCATTTGGTGATTATGCTAATACGCCAATTACAATTGCAGCATTTATCTCATTATTTGTATGCCTTATTCCAACTACGATTGGTGGATTATTATCAGCAATCGGTATAGCAGGAATGGATAGAGCTCTGAGAGCCAATGTCATTACTAAAAGTGGTAAAGCGGTAGAAACTGCGGGAGATATTGACGTTTTATTATTAGATAAAACAGGAACGATTACTATCGGGAACAGAAAAGCTACGCATTTTCATCCTGCAAACGGAGTTGATGAAAAAGTCTTGATTAAAGCTGCTGTTCTAAGTTCTATGGCAGACGAAACGCCGGAAGGAAAATCAATTATAGAATTGGCAGGAATTAATCCCCTAAGCTATGAAGTAAAAGAACCTCAGTTTATCAGCTTTACTGCAGAAACAAGAAGTTCAGGGGTTGATTATGAAAACACACGTATCAGAAAAGGTGCAACTGACGCAATTAAAAATATTGTTACAAATGCGGGTAATACATTCCCAACAGAAGTTGCAGAAAGAGTCAGAGAGATTTCGCAAAACGGAGGAACGCCACTCGTGGTTTCAGAAAATGAAAAAGCACTTGGGGTTATAGAATTGCAGGATATCATCAAGCCGGGAATCAAAGAACGTTTTGACCGTTTGAGAAAAATGGGGATCAAAACCGTGATGGTAACGGGGGATAACCCATTGACTGCAAAATTCATTGCCGAAAAAGCTGGTGTAGACGATTTTATTGCAGAAGCAAAACCTGAAGATAAAATGAATTACATCAAAAAAGAACAAACCGAAGGTAGATTGGTTGCGATGATGGGTGATGGTACCAATGATGCACCGGCTCTTGCTCAGGCAGATGTGGGTGTTGCGATGAACAGCGGAACGCAGGCTGCAAAAGAAGCAGGAAATATGGTGGATTTGGATAATGACCCAACCAAATTGATTGAAGTGGTGGAAATCGGAAAGCAGTTATTAATGACTCGTGGAACATTGACAACCTTCAGTATTGCGAATGATGTAGCGAAGTATTTTGCGATTGTTCCTGCATTATTTATTGCATCAATTCCAGCATTGCAAGGTCTTAATATTATGGGACTTCATTCTCCTGAATCTGCGATTCTTTCAGCAGTTATTTTCAATGCGATCGTAATCCCAATGTTGATTCCATTAGCATTAAAAGGTGTGGCTTACAAACCAATTGGTGCAAGTGCATTGTTGAGAAGAAACCTTTTGATTTACGGTTTGGGAGGAGTAATTATTCCATTCATCGGTATCAAAATAATAGACCTAATCGTATCAGTATTTATCTAA
- a CDS encoding potassium-transporting ATPase subunit F: MTALFIIAIAVFAYMCYVLVKPEKF, translated from the coding sequence ATGACCGCATTATTTATCATCGCCATCGCCGTATTTGCCTATATGTGCTATGTGCTTGTGAAACCCGAAAAATTTTAA
- the kdpA gene encoding potassium-transporting ATPase subunit KdpA → MNTEILGIILMFALVVLFAIPLGRYIGKIFSNEKTWLDVIFNPIDKLFYKVSGVDPEKEMNWKQHLGALLTINVVWFLFGMFVLMNMSWLPLNPDNNPSMGAELAFNTTTSFICNTNLQHYSGETGISYFGQLILMLFQFISAGCGIAAAAVVFFAMKEKTTEKLGNFYFFFVRSCTRVLLPIAVVVASLLAFNGTPMTFEGKDPITTLQGDKVEVSRGPVAAFVAIKHLGTNGGGFFGPNSAHPFENPNYFTNIVEIVAQMVIPLAMVFAMGYILRRKKLAWTIFGVMTVGFLLLTIPTVFNEIGGNPAIEKMGIPQNLGSMEGKEVRFGSAASAYWSIATTVISTGSVNSMHDSFTPLSGMNQLLGMMVNCFYGGVGVGFLNFYIFIILAVFISGLMVGRTPEFLGKKIEAKEMKIAMIIALLHPFLILVGTAISSYMVAHNPDEYGSWLNNPGFHGFSEMLYEFTSSSANNGSGFEGLADNNPFWNIACGIVMLMARYLPIIGPVAIAGSLAAKKYIPESAGTLKTDTATFGLMVFAVIAIVAALSFFPALALGPIAEYFSL, encoded by the coding sequence ATGAATACAGAAATTTTAGGAATTATATTGATGTTTGCATTGGTGGTATTATTTGCTATTCCATTAGGGCGCTACATTGGTAAAATATTCAGCAACGAAAAAACTTGGCTCGATGTGATTTTTAATCCTATCGACAAACTATTTTATAAAGTTTCCGGCGTCGATCCTGAAAAGGAAATGAACTGGAAACAACATCTTGGCGCATTACTTACCATCAATGTTGTCTGGTTTTTGTTTGGAATGTTTGTTTTAATGAATATGTCTTGGTTGCCATTAAACCCTGACAACAATCCATCAATGGGTGCCGAACTTGCATTTAATACCACGACAAGTTTTATTTGCAATACTAACCTACAACACTACTCTGGAGAGACTGGAATATCTTATTTCGGACAACTTATACTAATGCTTTTCCAGTTTATAAGTGCGGGGTGTGGGATTGCTGCAGCAGCAGTTGTGTTTTTTGCAATGAAAGAGAAGACAACCGAAAAATTGGGTAACTTTTACTTCTTTTTTGTAAGAAGCTGTACAAGAGTTTTGTTACCAATTGCTGTAGTTGTAGCTTCATTATTAGCTTTCAACGGAACTCCAATGACATTTGAAGGAAAAGACCCGATTACAACTTTACAAGGTGATAAAGTAGAAGTCAGCCGTGGTCCTGTTGCAGCATTTGTTGCTATAAAGCATTTGGGGACTAACGGAGGTGGATTTTTCGGTCCCAACTCTGCACACCCATTTGAAAACCCCAACTACTTTACCAATATTGTCGAAATAGTTGCGCAAATGGTAATTCCTTTGGCAATGGTATTTGCAATGGGTTATATTTTAAGAAGAAAAAAATTGGCTTGGACTATTTTTGGTGTGATGACAGTTGGCTTTTTGCTTCTTACTATCCCAACTGTTTTTAACGAAATAGGTGGTAATCCAGCGATCGAAAAAATGGGGATTCCTCAGAATCTTGGGAGTATGGAGGGCAAAGAAGTTCGATTTGGATCTGCCGCTTCTGCTTATTGGAGTATTGCAACGACTGTAATCTCTACCGGTAGTGTCAATTCTATGCACGATAGTTTTACACCGCTCAGTGGTATGAATCAATTGCTTGGTATGATGGTCAATTGTTTCTACGGCGGAGTTGGTGTAGGTTTCTTAAACTTCTACATCTTTATTATTCTTGCCGTATTCATCAGTGGATTAATGGTAGGAAGAACTCCTGAATTTCTCGGTAAAAAAATAGAAGCCAAGGAAATGAAAATCGCAATGATTATTGCTCTTCTTCACCCTTTCTTAATTCTTGTAGGAACTGCAATTTCAAGTTATATGGTTGCTCACAATCCTGACGAATACGGAAGCTGGTTAAACAATCCGGGTTTCCACGGTTTCAGTGAGATGTTGTATGAATTTACTTCATCAAGTGCTAATAACGGAAGTGGTTTTGAAGGTTTAGCAGATAACAACCCATTCTGGAATATTGCCTGCGGAATCGTAATGCTGATGGCAAGATATTTACCAATCATTGGTCCGGTTGCTATTGCAGGAAGTCTTGCCGCTAAAAAGTATATTCCTGAAAGTGCGGGAACACTTAAAACAGATACAGCAACATTTGGTTTAATGGTATTTGCAGTAATTGCAATTGTAGCTGCGTTGTCATTCTTCCCTGCGTTAGCATTAGGTCCAATCGCAGAGTATTTTTCACTTTAA
- a CDS encoding YnfA family protein translates to MIKSILIFVLAGLCEIGGGYLIWLWLKENKPWWYALIGAFILILYGVVATLQPANFARTYATYGGFFIVMSILWAMKFDNYVPDKYDIIGAIVALIGVFIICYAPRS, encoded by the coding sequence ATGATAAAGTCAATATTGATTTTCGTTCTTGCCGGACTTTGTGAAATTGGCGGAGGTTATCTCATTTGGCTTTGGCTAAAAGAAAACAAACCTTGGTGGTACGCTTTGATAGGTGCTTTTATCCTGATTCTTTACGGTGTTGTTGCAACATTACAACCTGCCAATTTTGCAAGAACATACGCAACTTACGGAGGATTTTTTATCGTGATGTCGATTCTTTGGGCAATGAAGTTTGATAATTATGTTCCCGATAAATATGATATTATTGGAGCAATCGTTGCGCTTATCGGTGTTTTTATCATTTGTTATGCACCAAGAAGTTGA
- a CDS encoding DUF7674 family protein has translation MNHTEAIQEIIKVAPESKEEFQEVYKTKNSFMVINVFTKHIKNLIGKGDIKILLKSLNKMNELYKKGDQSLRDAIENVFIYSLDSLTFSCTNAYKNLIFSKIPKDLCRVYLKQVYKSGI, from the coding sequence ATGAATCATACAGAAGCGATACAAGAGATTATAAAAGTAGCACCAGAATCTAAGGAGGAGTTTCAAGAAGTTTATAAAACCAAAAACTCTTTTATGGTCATCAACGTTTTTACAAAACATATCAAAAATCTTATTGGAAAAGGCGACATCAAGATTTTGTTGAAATCACTTAATAAGATGAACGAGTTGTATAAAAAAGGCGACCAATCTCTAAGGGATGCCATAGAAAATGTCTTTATTTATTCTCTCGACAGTCTAACATTCTCTTGTACTAATGCGTATAAAAACTTGATTTTCTCTAAAATCCCAAAAGATCTATGCAGAGTGTATTTAAAACAAGTTTACAAATCAGGAATTTAA